One genomic region from Prionailurus bengalensis isolate Pbe53 chromosome C1, Fcat_Pben_1.1_paternal_pri, whole genome shotgun sequence encodes:
- the CC1H1orf109 gene encoding uncharacterized protein C1orf109 homolog isoform X2, translating to MTQDQPLLAVQEALKQCFPVVEEQQGLWQSALSDCQPLLLSLSNLAEQLQAAQNLRFEDVPPLRAFPDLKERLRRKQLWAGDTVLDKLEERLTALLKVRDTVSSHVERVLQTYEQHADTIGMDGVLQASVVSPSVADMLEWLQDIERHYRNSYLKRKCLLSSIQWGDLANIQALPKAWDRISEDEHQTLVQDTLLNVSFFLEE from the exons ATGACCCAAGACCAACCTCTGCTTGCGGTGCAGGAGGCCCTGAAGCAGTGCTTCCCGGTGGTGGAGGAGCAGCAGGGCCTGTGGCAGAGTGCCCTAAGCGACTGCCAGCCCCTCCTGCTGTCCCTCAGCAACCTGGCAGAGCAGCTGCAGGCGGCCCAGAATCTGCGGTTTGAGGACGTGCCACCACTTCGGGCCTTCCCAGACTTAAAGGAGCGGCTGAGGCGCAAGCAGCTGTGGGCTGGCGACACTGTCTTGGACAAGTTAGAGGAGAGGCT AACCGCCCTCCTCAAGGTGCGTGACACCGTCAGCAGCCACGTGGAGCGAGTGCTTCAGACCTATGAGCAGCATGCAGACACGATTGGCATGGATGGTGTCCTCCAGGCTTCGGTTGTGAGCCCTTCGGTGGCTGACATGTTGGAATGGTTGCAAGATATTGAGAGACATTATCGAAATTC TTACCTGAAGAGAAAGTGCCTCCTGTCCTCCATCCAGTGGGGAGACTTGGCCAACATCCAAGCTTTGCCCAAGGCCTGGGACCGGATTTCAGAAGATGAACACCAAACCCTTGTACAAG ATACCCTATTGAATGTTTCCTTCTTCTTGGAAGAGTAA
- the CC1H1orf109 gene encoding uncharacterized protein C1orf109 homolog isoform X1: protein MTQDQPLLAVQEALKQCFPVVEEQQGLWQSALSDCQPLLLSLSNLAEQLQAAQNLRFEDVPPLRAFPDLKERLRRKQLWAGDTVLDKLEERLTALLKVRDTVSSHVERVLQTYEQHADTIGMDGVLQASVVSPSVADMLEWLQDIERHYRNSYLKRKCLLSSIQWGDLANIQALPKAWDRISEDEHQTLVQGTGFHLCLHVCFLSLCLSVLQRCPCSASIFFINLMFYVPWRGDMPQFFSLPIPDTLLNVSFFLEE from the exons ATGACCCAAGACCAACCTCTGCTTGCGGTGCAGGAGGCCCTGAAGCAGTGCTTCCCGGTGGTGGAGGAGCAGCAGGGCCTGTGGCAGAGTGCCCTAAGCGACTGCCAGCCCCTCCTGCTGTCCCTCAGCAACCTGGCAGAGCAGCTGCAGGCGGCCCAGAATCTGCGGTTTGAGGACGTGCCACCACTTCGGGCCTTCCCAGACTTAAAGGAGCGGCTGAGGCGCAAGCAGCTGTGGGCTGGCGACACTGTCTTGGACAAGTTAGAGGAGAGGCT AACCGCCCTCCTCAAGGTGCGTGACACCGTCAGCAGCCACGTGGAGCGAGTGCTTCAGACCTATGAGCAGCATGCAGACACGATTGGCATGGATGGTGTCCTCCAGGCTTCGGTTGTGAGCCCTTCGGTGGCTGACATGTTGGAATGGTTGCAAGATATTGAGAGACATTATCGAAATTC TTACCTGAAGAGAAAGTGCCTCCTGTCCTCCATCCAGTGGGGAGACTTGGCCAACATCCAAGCTTTGCCCAAGGCCTGGGACCGGATTTCAGAAGATGAACACCAAACCCTTGTACAAGGTACTGGTTTTCATTTATGCCTTCatgtctgctttctttctctgtgtctctctgtcttacaGAGATGCCCTTGCAGTGCCtccatattttttataaatctgaTGTTTTACGTTCCCTGGAGAGGTGATATGCCacagtttttctctcttcctattcCAGATACCCTATTGAATGTTTCCTTCTTCTTGGAAGAGTAA
- the CDCA8 gene encoding borealin yields MAPARKGGSRVAKTNSLRSRKLASFLRDFDREVQIRSKQIQSDRQNLLKEMDNLYNIEILRLPKVLREMNWLDYFALGGNKQALEEAATADLDITEINKLTAEAIQTPLKSAKTRKIIKVDEMIVEEEEEENKNKNLQTARVKRCPPSKKRTQSVQGKGKSKRSSHCNTVTPAGGRLELSMVKPTPGLTPKFDSRVFKTPGLRTPAARERIYNISMNGSPLADSKEIFLTVPVGGGESMRLLASDLQRMDIAQLDPEALGNIKKLSSRLAQICNSIRTHK; encoded by the exons ATGGCTCCCGCTAGGAAGGGCGGCAGTCGGGTCGCCAAGACCAACTCGTTACGGAGCCGGAAGCTCGCCTCCTTTCTTAGGGACTTCGACCGTGAAG TGCAAATCCGATCCAAGCAAATTCAGTCAGACAGGCAGAACCTCCTCAAGGAGATGGATAACCTGTACAACATCGAGATCCTGAGGCTCCCCAAGGTGCTGCGCGAGATGAACTGGCTCGACTACTTTG ccCTTGGAGGAAACAAACAGGCCCTGGAAGAGGCAGCAACA GCTGACCTGGAtatcacagaaataaacaaactaacaGCAGAAGCTATTCAGACACCCTTGAAATCTGCCAAAA CACGAAAGATAATAAAAGTGGATGAAATGAtagtggaagaggaagaagaagaaaataaaaataagaatcttcAAACTGCAAGA GTCAAAAGGTGTCCTCCGTCCAAGAAGAGAACCCAGTCCGTACAAggaaaaggcaaaagcaaaag GTCCAGCCACTGTAACACTGTCACCCCAGCTGGGGGCCGGTTGGAGTTGTCTATGGTGAAACCAACTCCAGGCTTGACACCCAAGTTTGACTCAAG GGTCTTCAAGACCCCGGGCCTGCGCACTCCAGCAGCCAGAGAGCGGATCTACAATATCTCCATGAATGGCAGCCCTCTTGCCGACAGCAAAGAGATTTTCCTCACGGTGCCGGTGGGCGGTGGAGAG AGCATGCGATTATTGGCCAGTGACTTGCAGAGGATGGACATCGCACAGCTGGACCCAGAGGCCTTGGGAAACATTAAGAAACTCTCC AGCCGCCTTGCCCAGATCTGCAACAGCATACGGACTCACAAATGA